The Pecten maximus chromosome 14, xPecMax1.1, whole genome shotgun sequence genome includes a region encoding these proteins:
- the LOC117341770 gene encoding mucin-2-like, with protein sequence MAAMVNSPIQQHSPPYNSPRQLSHTITFSTLQLPLSTLPHNNILHPTTPPVNSPTQQHPPPYNFPRQLSHTITFSTLQLPPSTLPHNNILHPTTSPVNSPTQHPPPYNFPRQLSHTTTFFTLQLPRQLSHTITFSTLQLPPSTLPHNNLLHPTTSPVNSPTQQPSPPYNFPRQLSHTTTFSTLQLPPSTLPYNNILHPTTSPVNSPIQQHSPSYNFPRQLSHTTTFSTLQLPTSTLPHNKILHPTTSPVNSPTQQHSPPYNFPRQLSHTTTFSTLQLPPSTLPYNNLLHPTTSPSTLPHNNILHPTTSPVNSPIQQHSPPYNFPRQLSHTTTFSTLQLPRQLSHTTTFSTLQLPPSTLPHNNILHPTTPPSTLPHNNILHPTTSPVNSPTQQPSPPYNFLRQLSHTTTFSTLQLPPSTLPHNNILHPTTSPSTLPPSINSRTTFSALKLPPSTLVQQPSLPHNFLRQLSYNNLHCPTTSSVNSRTTTFTVLQLPPSTLVQQPSLP encoded by the exons ATGGCGGCAATGG TCAACTCTCCTATACAACAACATTCTCCACCCTACAACTCCCCCCGTCAACTCTCCCACACAATAACATTCTCCACCCTACAACTTCCCTTATCAACTCTCCCACACAATAACATTCTCCACCCTACAACTCCCCCCGTCAACTCTCCCACACAACAACATCCTCCACCCTACAACTTCCCCCGTCAACTCTCCCACACAATAACATTCTCCACCCTACAACTCCCCCCGTCAACTCTCCCACACAACAACATCCTCCACCCTACAACTTCCCCCGTCAACTCTCCCACACAACATCCTCCACCCTACAACTTCCCCCGTCAACTCTCCCATACAACAACATTCTTTACCCTACAACTTCCCCGTCAACTCTCCCATACAATAACCTTCTCCACCCTACAACTTCCCCCGTCAACTCTCCCACACAACAACCTTCTCCACCCTACAACTTCCCCCGTCAACTCTCCCACACAACAACCTTCTCCACCCTACAACTTCCCCCGTCAACTCTCCCATACAACAACATTCTCCACCCTACAACTTCCCCCGTCAACTCTCCCATACAACAACATTCTCCATCCTACAACTTCCCCCGTCAACTCTCCCATACAACAACATTCTCCATCCTACAACTTCCCCCGTCAACTCTCCCACACAACAACCTTCTCCACCCTACAACTTCCTACATCAACTCTCCCACACAACAAAATTCTCCACCCTACAACTTCCCCCGTCAACTCTCCCACACAACAACATTCTCCACCCTACAACTTCCCCCGTCAACTCTCCCACACAACAACATTCTCCACCCTACAACTTCCTCCGTCAACCCTCCCATACAACAACCTTCTCCACCCTACAACTTCCCCGTCAACTCTCCCACACAACAACATTCTCCACCCTACAACTTCCCCCGTCAACTCTCCCATACAACAACATTCTCCACCCTACAACTTCCCCCGTCAACTCTCCCACACAACAACATTCTCCACCCTACAACTCCCCCGTCAACTCTCCCACACAACAACCTTCTCCACCCTACAACTTCCCCCGTCAACTCTCCCACACAACAACATTCTCCACCCTACAACTCCCCCGTCAACTCTCCCACACAACAACATTCTCCACCCTACAACTTCCCCCGTCAACTCTCCCACACAACAACCTTCTCCACCCTACAACTTCCTCCGTCAACTCTCCCATACAACAACATTCTCCACCCTACAACTTCCCCCGTCAACTCTCCCACACAACAACATTCTCCACCCTACAACTTCCCCGTCAACTCTCCCACCCTCCATCAACTCTCGTACAACATTCTCCGCCCTAAAACTTCCTCCGTCAACTCTCGTACAACAACCTTCGCTGCCCCACAACTTCCTCCGTCAACTCTCGTACAACAACCTTCACTGTCCTACAACTTCCTCCGTCAACTCTCGTACAACAACCTTCACTGTCCTACAACTTCCTCCGTCAACTCTCGTACAACAACCTTCGCTGCCCTAA
- the LOC117342494 gene encoding uncharacterized protein LOC117342494, whose product MVYETPRSSRSESPVAPYPGFDFDGSRLFPSPIPRVTWQGEANAIKNRGTVGKWVFDYYAGKYDSPRPEPRCPTPAAKENHEHGRNGTVARLLRDSKTARPSTAPPRVKSEAEPIASLSRGKRMKVIVQKYAQSAPSPRVPRIKPEAEGHSQVHKGGRMDRLVHSYGCIPQSPRPVPRVKSEAEDIADLSKGKRMKTIVHANGRLPVTARDKAVPRVKPEGEDNADLDRGKRMDKIVHSYGREPPGRAVPRVKQDGDPNYRLDLGKRMCTLLHDVKKYPTSPCHAPRVRTAEASTILRKSRGQMAHVLSQSGQRTCIHKPGVQRQIYDRPNSNLM is encoded by the coding sequence ATGGTATACGAGACACCCCGATCTTCCCGTTCGGAGTCCCCCGTGGCCCCTTATCCCGGGTTCGACTTTGACGGGAGTCGCCTGTTTCCGTCTCCCATACCAAGGGTCACCTGGCAGGGAGAGGCAAACGCCATCAAAAACCGCGGCACCGTAGGGAAGTGGGTGTTCGATTATTACGCTGGAAAATATGACTCGCCTCGACCGGAACCACGATGTCCGACCCCGGCAGCTAAAGAAAACCATGAACATGGCCGAAACGGAACAGTCGCGCGGCTGTTGAGAGATTCCAAAACTGCCCGGCCATCAACTGCTCCCCCAAGGGTTAAATCCGAGGCGGAACCGATTGCAAGTCTTAGTCGGGGTAAGCGCATGAAAGTGATCGTGCAAAAATATGCTCAATCGGCACCTAGTCCCAGGGTTCCAAGAATCAAACCGGAAGCGGAAGGGCATTCCCAAGTTCATAAAGGAGGACGAATGGACAGACTTGTTCACAGTTATGGGTGTATACCCCAGTCTCCTCGCCCCGTTCCTAGGGTAAAATCGGAGGCCGAGGATATAGCAGACCTCAGCAAGGGAAAGAGAATGAAAACAATCGTCCACGCTAATGGACGACTTCCTGTAACGGCGCGTGATAAAGCAGTACCGCGGGTTAAACCGGAAGGGGAAGATAATGCAGATTTAGATCGTGGAAAGCGAATGGATAAGATAGTTCACAGCTACGGACGTGAACCGCCCGGTCGCGCTGTACCAAGGGTTAAACAAGATGGTGATCCAAACTACAGGCTAGATTTGGGTAAGCGCATGTGCACTTTGTTGCATGACGTCAAAAAATACCCGACGTCTCCGTGCCACGCACCACGTGTTCGAACGGCCGAAGCATCAACCATCTTACGTAAAAGCCGTGGTCAAATGGCACATGTTCTAAGCCAGTCAGGTCAACGTACATGTATTCATAAACCCGGCGTCCAAAGACAAATATACGACAGACCAAATTCAAATCTCATGTGA